From Streptomyces sp. NBC_01460, a single genomic window includes:
- a CDS encoding alpha/beta hydrolase-fold protein, producing the protein MRRVTDRVGTTADDLATGAVEPFSAFGVSGSPGTDAFWSAVRTPVSVPADDGGWVTLFLWRGSPASIGFESWSEAVPLRRRGDTDCWYAEVRMPARLRVTYQFLADDGAYADPFNPDGAGGDRSVVATPDTPPQPHWPGIGADDVLPVPRTRVRWAGGRLGGRRTVRVHPSGGGGPVVLLLDGDDWLYLHPAMTAFDSAVAAGDMPPVTLVFVPAVDREAEFGCEPALWEAVRDELPSLVEASGVPADWDRLVVAGQSLGGLSAMYAALEFPDLVSRVACQSPSFWWAPGAPERADPLGGVVGGAIAARLAETPDLSGLRIAFDVGEHETRMLSHCEAAEALTRQAGATVRVSRSPSGHDRAGWRHALLRDVAWALA; encoded by the coding sequence ATGCGCCGGGTCACGGACCGGGTCGGCACCACCGCCGACGACCTCGCTACCGGTGCGGTCGAGCCGTTCTCCGCGTTCGGGGTGTCCGGCAGCCCCGGCACCGACGCCTTCTGGTCGGCCGTACGAACTCCCGTGTCGGTACCGGCCGACGACGGCGGCTGGGTGACGCTGTTCCTGTGGCGGGGGTCGCCGGCGAGCATCGGCTTCGAGAGCTGGTCGGAAGCCGTCCCCCTGCGCCGCCGGGGCGACACCGACTGCTGGTACGCGGAGGTACGGATGCCCGCACGCCTGCGGGTGACCTATCAGTTCCTCGCGGACGACGGCGCGTACGCCGACCCGTTCAACCCCGACGGGGCGGGCGGTGACCGGTCCGTCGTCGCGACGCCGGACACCCCGCCCCAGCCGCACTGGCCCGGCATCGGGGCCGACGACGTCCTGCCCGTCCCGCGCACCCGGGTCCGGTGGGCAGGCGGGCGGCTCGGCGGGCGAAGGACCGTACGCGTCCATCCTTCGGGGGGCGGCGGGCCCGTGGTCCTGCTGCTCGACGGGGACGACTGGCTGTACCTCCATCCGGCCATGACCGCGTTCGACTCGGCCGTCGCCGCCGGCGACATGCCGCCCGTCACCCTCGTCTTCGTGCCGGCCGTGGACCGGGAGGCCGAATTCGGGTGCGAGCCCGCCCTGTGGGAGGCGGTCCGGGACGAACTGCCTTCCCTGGTCGAGGCATCCGGTGTGCCCGCCGACTGGGACCGGCTGGTGGTCGCCGGGCAGAGCCTCGGCGGGCTGAGCGCGATGTACGCGGCACTGGAGTTCCCTGACCTCGTGTCGCGCGTCGCCTGTCAGTCCCCGTCGTTCTGGTGGGCCCCGGGGGCCCCGGAGCGGGCGGACCCCCTGGGTGGGGTGGTCGGCGGCGCGATCGCCGCACGTCTGGCGGAGACTCCCGATCTGTCAGGGCTGCGGATCGCGTTCGACGTCGGGGAGCACGAGACGAGGATGCTCTCCCACTGCGAGGCGGCCGAGGCCCTCACCCGGCAGGCCGGGGCGACCGTACGCGTATCACGGTCGCCGTCCGGTCACGACCGGGCGGGCTGGCGCCACGCCCTGCTCAGGGACGTGGCCTGGGCACTCGCGTGA
- the argB gene encoding acetylglutamate kinase produces the protein MGPAFMEQADADPPAGSPHRPEEPAHGTVVVKFGGNAMVDASLQRSFAQDVVELWHAGLRPVVVHGGGPQISAMLDRLGLETRFEAGLRVTTPETMDVVRMVLAGRVQRELVGHINAHGPYAVGLTGEDAHSMTAVRRPAWVDGRPVDIGLVGDVVDVDPAMLRALLAQGHIPVVSPVARGEDGQVYNVNADLAASALAVALGAERLVMLTDVEGLYADWPRSTDVIERMTADALHTMLPTLTSGMLPKMEGCLRAVRGGVRRAHVLDGRVPHAVLRCLLDETAPGTTVFPSSGGDGCDDLGTRTIRAPRTPRRQVAVT, from the coding sequence ATGGGACCGGCCTTCATGGAACAGGCGGACGCGGATCCACCCGCCGGGTCACCCCACCGTCCGGAGGAACCCGCGCACGGCACGGTCGTCGTCAAGTTCGGCGGGAACGCCATGGTGGACGCGAGCCTGCAGCGGTCGTTCGCGCAGGACGTCGTGGAGCTGTGGCACGCGGGCCTGCGCCCTGTCGTCGTACACGGCGGGGGTCCCCAGATCAGCGCCATGCTCGACCGGCTGGGCCTGGAGACCCGCTTCGAGGCAGGACTCCGGGTGACCACACCGGAGACCATGGACGTGGTGCGGATGGTGCTGGCCGGGCGCGTCCAGCGTGAGCTGGTCGGCCACATCAACGCCCATGGACCGTACGCCGTGGGCCTGACGGGTGAGGACGCGCACTCGATGACAGCGGTCCGGCGTCCGGCCTGGGTGGACGGCCGCCCCGTGGACATAGGCCTCGTCGGGGACGTCGTGGACGTGGATCCGGCCATGCTGCGCGCGCTCCTGGCGCAGGGTCACATCCCGGTGGTCTCCCCTGTGGCGCGCGGCGAGGACGGGCAGGTCTACAACGTCAACGCCGATCTCGCCGCGTCGGCCCTGGCCGTGGCCCTGGGGGCCGAACGCCTCGTCATGCTGACCGACGTGGAGGGGTTGTACGCGGACTGGCCGCGCAGCACCGACGTGATCGAGCGGATGACCGCCGACGCCCTGCACACGATGCTGCCGACGCTGACCAGCGGCATGCTGCCGAAGATGGAGGGCTGTCTGCGGGCCGTCCGCGGCGGTGTGCGGCGGGCGCACGTGCTCGACGGCCGCGTGCCGCACGCCGTCCTGCGCTGCCTGCTCGACGAGACGGCCCCCGGCACCACCGTGTTCCCGTCGAGCGGCGGTGACGGCTGCGACGACCTCGGGACCCGCACCATCCGGGCCCCCCGCACCCCACGACGCCAGGTCGCCGTCACCTGA